CCTGGGGCAAGGCATCTGGGGCATGAAGGAAGGGGGGCCAGGACGGGGACCCACTCCCTCCAACTCACAGTATGGGAGGGGCCAGCGTGCCTTCCTGATGGAGCCGCTCTGTCTGCCTCAGCCGCAGCACCTCCCCATAGGGGAGTGCATTCACCTTGGTTCGGAAAAGCTCCAGGGAGCTGGGCTTCAGGGCCAGAGTGCGGGCCAGCTGCTCCCGCACCACTTGTATGACCTGGAGCCACCAAGTTCAGCTCAGGGCTGTGCTCTGGAACCCTACTCAGAacagcccctgccctggctcaggTCTCCTTGCTTCCACCCCATCCACCTTGTCAAAATCCTCTTGGGTGGCTCGCATCTCCTTCCAGGTCTTATTCAACAGCTGGATGCTCACACAGAAGAGCTCATGGAAACTCTGGTCTTGGCCAAAGAACATGGGTGAAAAGTCCTGGGCTGTTTCGGAGCCTGGAGCAGGGGGGCAGGAAGGGCTCAGGGAGAAAGTGTGTGCAGCCCCTGGCCCTCTCTGCCCTTCCGTCCCCCGTTCCCAGACACGCTGTGCCCAGTCCCACTCACAGGGCTCCCCAACGCGGAGCAGCTCACACAGCAGCACAGTTAGCTGGATGCTGCTCCGGGCAAAGGGGCACTCGTGCTTGTCCTCACGGCTGCTGTTCTCCAACACAAACTGGGGTGGTAGAAAAAGAGAATGGGACAGGGAGCACAGCCAAGGCCATGGGGACCCTGCTTAGGTGGGCATCCTGCTGTATCCCACCCACCCTGTTACTGACCCGGCTGTAGGCACTAGGTGCGTGTCTAGAGAAGTAGAGCATGTTGTCCAGGGCCAGCAGGCCAGGGGGCACGCGCTCTAAATCCTGCGCGGGGTTGCTGTTCTGGGGGAAGTGGGACAGGCAATAAGGGCCCCAGGCCTCTGGAACAACAGCAGCCCTGGGGTAAGGCAGGGGTAGGGAGCTAGGGAGGGTCGCTCACGGAAAAGCCCAGTTTTCGGAACTCGCGGGCACAGAGGGAACGGCGACGGTCGGCACTTAGCCCAGCACCCAGCGATTCCCCCTCCGACTCAAAGGCAGCCTGGCGGAGGGCCTGCAGCTGCTCCCGCTGTTCCTGGGGTGGTCATCATGGGATAAGGGGGTGTCAGAATCATAGATTCAAGGCTGTGCTCTAGCTACCCCAGCCTTGTGTACCCCAAAGGCACCCACTGGGCTGTAGGGGTCCAGTGGCGTCCGCATGCGTGGCTCCAGCAGCCCCAATGTAAGGGCCTGAAGTACATACAAATGGTGAGCCATCTCGTCACCCAGTGGTGTTGCGCTGTggatgatattctggaaaagaacCAGTCCATAAGTGTGAGTGTAGGCTTCCGGGGGGGAGGAAAAGTGGGGAGGGGACTGCCTAGCCCAGTCCTTCCTACCTTATAGATGAACTGGCGGAGGTTTCTCTGCCACAGGTAGTCAAGCATGTGCTGAGATAGGTGGGAAGGGGGCTTAGGTGATTTAACCCCACCATGAACACCCATCCTGCGGTCCCAGGATGGAGCACAGTGACTGccagctcctgcccctgccccctcccccatccagcCACCAGATACGACACTAACCTTACGTTCAGTGGGGCTGGCCCCCTGTAGCAAGGCTGTCAGCAATGCCATAGCCTTGGTCTGTAGCTGCTGGTTCATCCTGGGGCAAGAAGAGGGCTCagctggctattcagggtctggCTCCACTCCCTTCATCGGTATTCTAACCCCACCTCTAGACACTTACACCTGTAGGTGCACCAGCAGCCTATCCAGTGGCACCTCACTCTTGACCagctggcccagggcagggctgctcAAGGTCACACTCTCTAGCAGCCTGAGGGCCAGAGGCTGCACAGATGCATCCATCAGGTTCATGTTCACATAGGACACCACCTGTAACAGGGATAGGGATTGTTACCATTTCACCACCATGGAAGGCCAGACCCTGACACCACCCCACTGCCCTCACCTGCTGCCCCTAGAAAAGCCAACCCACCTTCCTAATAAAGGGGATGCTGAGCGTCTCCCAGGACACCATGCCATGTTCCATGAGCTCCAAGAAGGCCCTCAGCGTGAGGGTCAGCACCTCCCCTAAGCTGGGGGCACATCTGGAGTTGAGCAGGGCCAGACCAGGATCCCTAGCCCCACCGTGTCCACCACCCACCACAGTCCTGTGCTCACTCATCCCCATCCTCGATGATAGTGCCTAGTCTCTGAAGCCCATCACGGCTGATGACCTCCTGGGCAAAGGTCACATCTGGGGCCAGCAAGACAAGGTGCTGCAGAGTTTCCCGACGCCTTTCACGACTCCCACTCTGCAGCCCACTCAACAGCCGCTCAGCCTCAAGGTCCTGGCAGGGGTAGGAGAGGTGAGGAGGCTGGGTGGAAGGAGCAGGAACTGGAGGTGTGGGGTCTCAGATGTCCACTAGATGGGGCCCTCCAGAGTGGGGCAAGGTGGCAGAgaagggcagggagtggggtggggtcagGAAGGGCATTACTGGGGCAGTGCTGAGGCACAGGATGCTGCCATTCTTGATCTCTGTGCGGTTCtggagaagatggagagaaagggagagaagtcaAGAAGGGCTCTGAAGACTTGTTAATCGGGGTTGTTGGTGAGGGAGTCAGGAAAAGAAAGATCACATTCCAGTGGGATGAGTCTGAGCAATCAAGATCAGGTGGGTTGGAAGTGAGGGGTATCACACGGTGGGATAGGGGCCTGGAGGCGGGGCgtgtggggggtgtggggagacTCACGTTCTCAGTGATGTATCTCCTATGCCCATCAGCAAACTGCAAGGCATAGCGTTCCGAGTGACTCAAGCTCCACCTGCGAGGAGTGGGGAGCGGAGGCTCAGGTAGGTAGAGGGcgcccctccttcctgccttcccctcccctcccctcccttcccctccccagcttGGCTGGCCTGCACTCACGCGTCGCACACCTCCTTCACAACGGCGGCCAGGGGCTTTGCCTGCAAGCGGAGAGGTCACTTGTGGGGCAGATGTGGGGAGGAACCTGGCGGTTCCGAGGGGAAGGGGGCGAcctggtggtgggtggtgggatgAATGGAGGCCAGACAGGCCGAGTGACCTGGTCCAGTCGGATGAGCTGCGGGATGGCGTCAGGCTTCTGGACCGCGATCTTCACCACGTTCCGCGGGGGCGCCATGGTCCAGCCGGAGCAGGAGCGCCTGTAGTTTCCAGACCGTCCAACGTCCGGCCAAGGAAGCGCCTGGTCTGGTGCCTCCGAGAACGAGGGTGTCCCTCTGTCCAAGGCCTGGACCCGTGGCCCGCACTCACGGGTCAGGCTCCGGCTCCTGGACAGGGGCCGCGGCCTTCCCAAGGGAGCCGAGACTAGTTCCGGGTTGGAGTCCCGTGGGAAGGcgcctgccctgccccgccccggcagccccgccccgcccctagGTGCgccaggtgggggcggggagggcgggatACCGCAACAGCCACACCTCCCTTTCCAACAAAGGTGACCCGCCCGGTCCCACCACCAATCCAGCAGAATTGCAGGGAGGGGCCCTGAAAGAACCAGATCAGAGATAGCCTTAGGCATGGTCTTTTATTCACTTGGATACTGTACAAATATTACAATTTTCTTTTGCtgcaaaaagtataaaaataatctttatatagGAATCCATTCGTTACTGCAAATCTTTCTAAATCTCTGCAAATGGCTCTAAATGagggtaaatgaataaacaagaagGGAGGGTTGGTCTACAGGGCAGCAGGAGATTGGGCCAATCCTCAGGGGCTCACCTGCCCAGATTTCTAGCTAAAGACCTCTCTGTTCCTTCTGGTTGACAGCCAttctcctccccccgcccccataggTACTCAGAGCTAAAGGTCCAGCAGATGAGGGGTACACAGGAGAGGTCTAGGGGAAGCTGCAGGgtcaggggtggggagaagggaaggaggctcGGAGTGGTGCTGGCAAGCATCTGGCTCCACCCTCAGCTTTCCTCCCCAGAGTGGGAGGCGTTGGCTGGAACAGGGCAGTGGGGCTGGACAAGCTGCCCTATGGGGATGATGGCAGGTCTTCAGATCTGTGCCACTGAGTGGCAGCCGAGCCTTGGCTCTGAGAGGGCTCGGAGAGGGCATGAGGTGGGGGAAAGCCCCAGAAAAGGAGAGGCAAACGCTCTGGCTCCATGGTGAAGGGGGCTGAgcccctttcccctgctttcCTAGCACGGTACAGGTGCTCTACTCGTGCAGGAGTGGGAGTTTTGATCAGAACTGCAGTGAGGGAAGGCTGGGGAAGCCAGGAGTCTGTGGCTCTCAA
This window of the Canis lupus dingo isolate Sandy chromosome 5, ASM325472v2, whole genome shotgun sequence genome carries:
- the ELMO3 gene encoding engulfment and cell motility protein 3 isoform X1, whose protein sequence is MPKAISDLVLSGPLPAILLDWWWDRAGHLCWKGRCGCCGIPPSPPPPGAPRGGAGLPGRGRAGAFPRDSNPELVSAPLGRPRPLSRSRSLTRECGPRVQALDRGTPSFSEAPDQALPWPDVGRSGNYRRSCSGWTMAPPRNVVKIAVQKPDAIPQLIRLDQAKPLAAVVKEVCDAWSLSHSERYALQFADGHRRYITENNRTEIKNGSILCLSTAPDLEAERLLSGLQSGSRERRRETLQHLVLLAPDVTFAQEVISRDGLQRLGTIIEDGDDLGEVLTLTLRAFLELMEHGMVSWETLSIPFIRKVVSYVNMNLMDASVQPLALRLLESVTLSSPALGQLVKSEVPLDRLLVHLQVMNQQLQTKAMALLTALLQGASPTERKHMLDYLWQRNLRQFIYKNIIHSATPLGDEMAHHLYVLQALTLGLLEPRMRTPLDPYSPEQREQLQALRQAAFESEGESLGAGLSADRRRSLCAREFRKLGFSNSNPAQDLERVPPGLLALDNMLYFSRHAPSAYSRFVLENSSREDKHECPFARSSIQLTVLLCELLRVGEPCSETAQDFSPMFFGQDQSFHELFCVSIQLLNKTWKEMRATQEDFDKVIQVVREQLARTLALKPSSLELFRTKVNALPYGEVLRLRQTERLHQEGTLAPPILELREKLKPELMGLIRQQRLLRLCEGTLFRKISSRRRQDKLWFCCLSPNHKVLQYGDVEEGASPPTLESLPEQLPVADIKALLTGKDCPHVREKGSGKQNKDLYELAFSVSYDHGEEEAYLNFIAPSKREFHLWTDGLSALLGSPMGSEQTRLDLEQLLTMETKLRLLELENVPIPEQPPPIPPPPTNFNFCYDCSITEP
- the ELMO3 gene encoding engulfment and cell motility protein 3 isoform X4, which produces MNLMDASVQPLALRLLESVTLSSPALGQLVKSEVPLDRLLVHLQVMNQQLQTKAMALLTALLQGASPTERKHMLDYLWQRNLRQFIYKNIIHSATPLGDEMAHHLYVLQALTLGLLEPRMRTPLDPYSPEQREQLQALRQAAFESEGESLGAGLSADRRRSLCAREFRKLGFSNSNPAQDLERVPPGLLALDNMLYFSRHAPSAYSRFVLENSSREDKHECPFARSSIQLTVLLCELLRVGEPCSETAQDFSPMFFGQDQSFHELFCVSIQLLNKTWKEMRATQEDFDKVIQVVREQLARTLALKPSSLELFRTKVNALPYGEVLRLRQTERLHQEGTLAPPILELREKLKPELMGLIRQQRLLRLCEGTLFRKISSRRRQDKLWFCCLSPNHKVLQYGDVEEGASPPTLESLPEQLPVADIKALLTGKDCPHVREKGSGKQNKDLYELAFSVSYDHGEEEAYLNFIAPSKREFHLWTDGLSALLGSPMGSEQTRLDLEQLLTMETKLRLLELENVPIPEQPPPIPPPPTNFNFCYDCSITEP
- the ELMO3 gene encoding engulfment and cell motility protein 3 isoform X2, giving the protein MPKAISDLVLSGPLPAILLDWWWDRAGHLCWKGRCGCCGIPPSPPPPGAPRGGAGLPGRGRAGAFPRDSNPELVSAPLGRPRPLSRSRSLTRECGPRVQALDRGTPSFSEAPDQALPWPDVGRSGNYRRSCSGWTMAPPRNVVKIAVQKPDAIPQLIRLDQAKPLAAVVKEVCDAWSLSHSERYALQFADGHRRYITENNRTEIKNGSILCLSTAPDLEAERLLSGLQSGSRERRRETLQHLVLLAPDVTFAQEVISRDGLQRLGTIIEDGDDLGEVLTLTLRAFLELMEHGMVSWETLSIPFIRKVVSYVNMNLMDASVQPLALRLLESVTLSSPALGQLVKSEVPLDRLLVHLQVMNQQLQTKAMALLTALLQGASPTERKHMLDYLWQRNLRQFIYKNIIHSATPLGDEMAHHLYVLQALTLGLLEPRMRTPLDPYSPEQREQLQALRQAAFESEGESLGAGLSADRRRSLCAREFRKLGFSNSNPAQDLERVPPGLLALDNMLYFSRHAPSAYSRFVLENSSREDKHECPFARSSIQLTVLLCELLRVGEPCSETAQDFSPMFFGQDQSFHELFCVSIQLLNKTWKEMRATQEDFDKVIQVVREQLARTLALKPSSLELFRTKVNALPYGEVLRLRQTERLHQEGTLAPPILELREKLKPELMGLIRQQRLLRLYKLWFCCLSPNHKVLQYGDVEEGASPPTLESLPEQLPVADIKALLTGKDCPHVREKGSGKQNKDLYELAFSVSYDHGEEEAYLNFIAPSKREFHLWTDGLSALLGSPMGSEQTRLDLEQLLTMETKLRLLELENVPIPEQPPPIPPPPTNFNFCYDCSITEP
- the ELMO3 gene encoding engulfment and cell motility protein 3 isoform X3, coding for MPKAISDLVLSGPLPAILLDWWWDRAGHLCWKGRCGCCGIPPSPPPPGAPRGGAGLPGRGRAGAFPRDSNPELVSAPLGRPRPLSRSRSLTRECGPRVQALDRGTPSFSEAPDQALPWPDVGRSGNYRRSCSGWTMAPPRNVVKIAVQKPDAIPQLIRLDQAKPLAAVVKEVCDAWSLSHSERYALQFADGHRRYITENNRTEIKNGSILCLSTAPDLEAERLLSGLQSGSRERRRETLQHLVLLAPDVTFAQEVISRDGLQRLGTIIEDGDDLGEVLTLTLRAFLELMEHGMVSWETLSIPFIRKVVSYVNMNLMDASVQPLALRLLESVTLSSPALGQLVKSEVPLDRLLVHLQVMNQQLQTKAMALLTALLQGASPTERKHMLDYLWQRNLRQFIYKNIIHSATPLGDEMAHHLYVLQALTLGLLEPRMRTPLDPYSPEQREQLQALRQAAFESEGESLGAGLSADRRRSLCAREFRKLGFSFVLENSSREDKHECPFARSSIQLTVLLCELLRVGEPCSETAQDFSPMFFGQDQSFHELFCVSIQLLNKTWKEMRATQEDFDKVIQVVREQLARTLALKPSSLELFRTKVNALPYGEVLRLRQTERLHQEGTLAPPILELREKLKPELMGLIRQQRLLRLCEGTLFRKISSRRRQDKLWFCCLSPNHKVLQYGDVEEGASPPTLESLPEQLPVADIKALLTGKDCPHVREKGSGKQNKDLYELAFSVSYDHGEEEAYLNFIAPSKREFHLWTDGLSALLGSPMGSEQTRLDLEQLLTMETKLRLLELENVPIPEQPPPIPPPPTNFNFCYDCSITEP